The Rhodospirillales bacterium genome has a window encoding:
- a CDS encoding leucyl aminopeptidase family protein translates to MPVAGLVDTADATVPLVALTADGYAAWLEQQPSRVATWLRHHDFAAKAGSWLSIPEVDGDIAAIVAGLGNMPDVWSAGALPMALPEDLVVTLDAASDITGDLFARSWAAGCYRFTRYRKADRQPTSLLWPEGVDEDVVGAMAEALALGRDLVNTPAQDMGPAELEDAAEALAEQHGGALSSIHGERLLSENLPAVHAVGRASSRAPRLIDLTWGSEDAPRVTLVGKGVCFDTGGHNLKSASGMERMKKDMGGAACVLAVAHQVMATDLPVRLRVIIPAVDNALDGNAIKPADILPTRKGIWIEIGDTDAEGRVILADGLALACEEKPGLLIDFATLTGAARVALGNDLPACFSNSDDLMASVLEAGDAVTDPLWPMPLLRSYMPRMAGELADVNTIGDWSFADHIQAALFLEKFVADETPWLHIDTVCWNDAPRPGRPKGGEIQSARAVFEMLRRRYRP, encoded by the coding sequence ATGCCGGTTGCAGGGTTGGTCGACACGGCCGACGCGACGGTTCCGCTCGTCGCGCTGACCGCCGACGGCTACGCCGCATGGCTGGAGCAGCAACCGTCGCGCGTTGCGACATGGCTGCGCCACCACGATTTTGCGGCGAAGGCCGGTTCCTGGCTATCCATTCCCGAAGTCGATGGGGACATCGCAGCCATCGTCGCCGGGCTGGGCAATATGCCCGATGTCTGGTCGGCCGGCGCTCTGCCGATGGCTTTGCCGGAAGATCTCGTCGTGACGCTCGATGCGGCCTCCGACATCACGGGCGATCTCTTTGCCCGGAGTTGGGCCGCGGGTTGCTACCGCTTCACACGTTATCGCAAGGCCGATCGGCAGCCGACGTCGTTGCTCTGGCCAGAAGGTGTCGATGAGGACGTCGTCGGCGCCATGGCGGAGGCGCTGGCGCTGGGCCGCGATCTCGTCAACACGCCGGCTCAGGACATGGGCCCGGCCGAGCTTGAGGACGCCGCGGAGGCCCTGGCCGAGCAGCACGGCGGCGCGCTTTCCTCGATCCATGGCGAACGCCTGCTGTCGGAGAACCTGCCTGCCGTTCATGCCGTCGGCCGCGCCAGTTCCCGCGCACCGCGGCTGATCGACCTGACCTGGGGTTCCGAAGACGCGCCCAGGGTGACGCTGGTGGGGAAGGGCGTCTGCTTCGATACGGGTGGCCACAATCTCAAAAGCGCTTCCGGCATGGAGCGCATGAAGAAGGACATGGGCGGGGCCGCCTGTGTCCTTGCGGTGGCGCACCAGGTGATGGCGACCGATCTCCCCGTACGCCTGCGCGTGATCATTCCGGCCGTCGACAATGCGCTCGACGGCAATGCCATCAAGCCCGCGGACATCCTGCCGACCCGCAAAGGGATCTGGATCGAGATCGGCGATACGGACGCCGAGGGCCGGGTGATCCTGGCCGACGGCCTGGCGCTGGCCTGTGAAGAGAAGCCCGGGTTGCTCATTGATTTCGCCACACTGACCGGCGCGGCCCGCGTCGCGCTTGGCAACGACCTGCCAGCCTGCTTTTCCAACAGCGACGACTTGATGGCCTCGGTTCTGGAGGCAGGTGATGCGGTCACCGATCCGCTCTGGCCGATGCCGCTGCTGCGGAGCTACATGCCGCGCATGGCGGGCGAACTGGCCGACGTCAACACGATCGGTGACTGGTCCTTCGCCGATCACATCCAGGCCGCGCTGTTCCTGGAGAAGTTCGTCGCCGACGAGACACCCTGGCTCCACATCGACACCGTCTGCTGGAACGATGCGCCGCGCCCGGGCCGTCCGAAGGGCGGAGAAATCCAGAGTGCACGTGCGGTGTTCGAGATGTTGCGGCGGCGCTACCGGCCATGA
- a CDS encoding thermonuclease family protein — MQRLLAAAFVLAPGIALADLAGQPMVLTGDTMQFGERKVTLYGVHAPTITQTCGAPGGIWSCGWDAALYLEEVIGTSEVICTDLTETGYVEDKQMHHVARCSARDVDLAGAMIDAGLAVADETMGDEYAERAMAARQGGTGMWSGPFVDPVTYTESGGCACSARKKAMQDNAELIQQRKDEEAAAEAATN; from the coding sequence GTGCAACGTCTTCTCGCAGCAGCCTTCGTTCTGGCCCCGGGCATCGCCCTTGCGGACCTCGCGGGCCAGCCCATGGTCCTGACCGGCGACACCATGCAGTTCGGCGAACGGAAGGTGACGCTCTACGGCGTCCATGCCCCCACCATCACGCAGACCTGCGGCGCACCCGGCGGCATCTGGTCCTGCGGCTGGGATGCGGCACTCTATCTGGAGGAGGTCATCGGCACATCCGAGGTCATCTGCACTGACCTCACCGAAACCGGCTATGTCGAGGACAAACAGATGCACCATGTCGCCCGCTGCTCGGCCCGAGACGTCGATCTCGCTGGCGCGATGATCGATGCCGGCCTTGCTGTCGCTGACGAAACGATGGGTGATGAGTACGCTGAACGTGCCATGGCCGCCAGGCAAGGCGGCACCGGCATGTGGTCGGGCCCCTTCGTCGATCCTGTAACCTACACTGAATCCGGCGGTTGTGCGTGCAGCGCACGCAAGAAGGCGATGCAGGACAACGCCGAACTGATCCAGCAGAGGAAAGACGAGGAAGCGGCGGCCGAAGCTGCGACCAACTGA